A window of the Mesorhizobium opportunistum WSM2075 genome harbors these coding sequences:
- a CDS encoding NADH-quinone oxidoreductase subunit M: MTAWPILSLVTFLPLVGVLLILFINDDSENARRNIRAIALLTTTFTFIISLFIWTGFDNSQAGFQFVEKAAWLDSGISYHMGVDGISMLFVILTTFLMPLCILASWESIEKRVKAYMVAFLLLETLMIGVFCALDIVLFYVFFEAGLIPMFIIIGVWGGKRRVYASFKFFLYTLAGSVLMLLAIMAMFYQSGTTDIPTLLTHSFPANMQIWLWLAFFASFAVKMPMWPVHTWLPDAHVEAPTAGSVILAAILLKMGGYGFLRFSLPMFPLASEMFAPLVFTLSVVAIIYTSLVALMQEDMKKLIAYSSVAHMGFVTMGIFAMNQEGVQGAIFQMLSHGLVSGALFLCVGVIYDRMHTREIDAYGGLVNNMPKYATVFMVFTMANVGLPGTSGFVGEFLTMLGVFRVNTWVAFFAATGVILSAAYALWLYRRVIFGALTKDSLKGLLDLSPREKAIIYPLVVLVIFFGVYPAPVFDATAQSVKSLVTNVTASIGAAQTAAAN; the protein is encoded by the coding sequence ATGACCGCCTGGCCAATCCTCTCGCTGGTCACCTTCCTGCCGCTGGTTGGTGTGCTGCTAATCCTGTTCATCAATGATGACAGCGAGAACGCACGTCGCAACATCCGCGCCATCGCGCTGTTGACGACGACGTTCACGTTCATCATCTCGCTGTTCATCTGGACCGGCTTCGACAATTCGCAGGCCGGCTTCCAATTCGTCGAGAAGGCCGCCTGGCTCGACTCCGGCATCTCCTACCATATGGGCGTCGACGGCATTTCCATGCTGTTCGTCATCCTGACGACGTTCCTGATGCCGCTCTGCATCCTGGCGTCCTGGGAATCGATCGAGAAGCGCGTCAAGGCCTACATGGTCGCCTTCCTGCTGCTCGAGACGCTGATGATCGGCGTGTTCTGCGCGCTGGACATCGTGCTGTTCTACGTCTTCTTCGAAGCCGGCCTGATCCCGATGTTCATCATCATCGGCGTCTGGGGCGGCAAGCGGCGCGTCTATGCCTCGTTCAAGTTCTTCCTCTACACGCTGGCCGGCTCGGTGCTGATGCTGCTCGCCATCATGGCGATGTTCTACCAGTCCGGCACGACCGACATTCCGACCCTTCTGACGCACAGCTTCCCGGCCAACATGCAGATCTGGCTATGGCTCGCCTTCTTCGCCTCCTTCGCGGTGAAGATGCCGATGTGGCCGGTGCACACCTGGCTGCCGGACGCGCACGTCGAGGCGCCGACGGCCGGCTCGGTCATCCTGGCTGCCATCCTCCTGAAGATGGGCGGGTACGGTTTCCTGCGCTTCTCGCTGCCGATGTTCCCGCTGGCGTCCGAGATGTTCGCGCCGCTGGTGTTCACGCTCTCCGTCGTCGCCATCATCTACACCTCGCTGGTGGCGCTGATGCAGGAGGACATGAAGAAGCTGATCGCCTATTCGTCGGTCGCCCATATGGGCTTCGTCACCATGGGCATCTTCGCCATGAACCAGGAAGGCGTGCAGGGCGCGATCTTCCAGATGCTCAGCCACGGCCTCGTTTCGGGCGCGCTGTTCCTATGCGTCGGCGTCATCTACGACCGCATGCACACACGCGAAATCGATGCCTATGGCGGCCTCGTCAACAACATGCCGAAATACGCCACCGTATTCATGGTCTTCACCATGGCCAATGTCGGCCTGCCCGGCACGTCAGGCTTCGTCGGCGAGTTCCTGACCATGCTGGGCGTGTTCCGGGTCAACACCTGGGTCGCGTTCTTCGCCGCCACCGGCGTCATCCTGTCGGCCGCCTACGCGCTCTGGCTCTACCGCCGGGTGATCTTCGGCGCGCTGACCAAGGATAGCCTGAAGGGGCTGCTCGACCTGTCGCCGCGCGAGAAGGCCATCATCTACCCGTTGGTGGTGCTGGTCATCTTCTTCGGCGTCTATCCCGCTCCCGTCTTCGACGCGACGGCCCAATCGGTCAAGTCGCTCGTCACCAATGTCACCGCATCCATCGGCGCCGCGCAGACCGCGGCGGCGAACTGA
- the nuoN gene encoding NADH-quinone oxidoreductase subunit NuoN, whose amino-acid sequence MTPDLLSSLSLSTPELILAIGALALLMVGAYSRANTANTVTGLAVAVLVISGAWLIFSTGQGSAYGNAFVQDSFARFMKVLALVGSAVTLVMSMRFAKAERFDKFEYPVLILLCTLGMMLMISANGMIGLYLGLELQSLAIYVLAAINRDNLRSTEAGLKYFVLGALSSGMLLYGISLVYGYTGNTGFQEIATALGGGERQLGLVVGLVFVLAGLAFKISAVPFHMWTPDVYEGAPTPVTAFLAAAPKMAAMALIVRVTMGAFKPIAADWQQIIVFISIASMALGAFAAIGQTNIKRLMAYSSIGHMGYALVGLAANSQAGVRGVAIYMLIYLVMTLGTFAFILAMRRKEGNVEQISDLAGLSSTNPIMATILTILMFSLAGIPPLAGFWGKWYVFLAAINANLYALAIIGVLASVVGAYYYLRIIKIMWFDEPVGGFVPMATELRVVLGVCGAFVLFYVLIGGPIGTYAEAAAKTFF is encoded by the coding sequence ATGACGCCGGACCTTCTCTCCAGCCTATCGCTCTCGACGCCCGAGCTGATCCTTGCCATCGGCGCGCTCGCGCTGCTGATGGTCGGGGCGTATTCGCGCGCCAACACCGCCAACACGGTGACCGGCCTTGCCGTCGCCGTGCTGGTGATATCCGGCGCCTGGCTGATCTTTTCCACGGGGCAGGGCAGCGCCTACGGCAACGCCTTCGTCCAGGATTCCTTCGCCCGCTTCATGAAGGTGCTGGCGCTGGTCGGCTCGGCTGTGACGCTGGTGATGTCGATGCGCTTTGCCAAGGCGGAGCGTTTCGACAAGTTCGAATATCCGGTGCTGATCCTGCTTTGCACGCTGGGCATGATGCTGATGATCTCGGCCAACGGCATGATCGGGCTCTATCTCGGCCTCGAACTGCAGTCGCTGGCGATCTACGTGCTGGCGGCGATCAACCGCGACAATCTGCGTTCGACCGAGGCCGGCCTGAAGTACTTCGTGCTGGGCGCGCTGTCGTCGGGCATGCTGCTCTATGGCATCTCGCTGGTCTACGGCTACACCGGCAACACCGGCTTCCAGGAGATCGCGACCGCACTCGGCGGCGGCGAGCGCCAGCTCGGCCTCGTCGTCGGGCTCGTCTTCGTGCTGGCCGGCCTTGCCTTCAAGATCTCGGCGGTGCCGTTCCACATGTGGACGCCGGACGTCTATGAGGGTGCGCCGACGCCGGTGACGGCCTTCCTCGCGGCAGCGCCGAAAATGGCGGCGATGGCGCTGATCGTGCGCGTCACCATGGGCGCGTTCAAGCCGATCGCCGCCGACTGGCAGCAGATCATCGTCTTCATCTCGATCGCCTCCATGGCGCTCGGCGCCTTTGCCGCCATCGGCCAGACCAACATCAAGCGGCTGATGGCCTATTCCTCGATCGGCCATATGGGTTACGCGCTGGTCGGCCTTGCCGCCAACAGCCAGGCCGGCGTGCGCGGGGTCGCCATCTACATGCTGATCTACCTGGTGATGACGCTCGGCACCTTTGCCTTCATCCTCGCCATGCGGCGCAAGGAAGGCAATGTCGAGCAGATCAGCGACCTGGCCGGCCTGTCGTCGACCAATCCGATCATGGCGACGATCCTGACCATCCTGATGTTCTCGCTGGCCGGCATCCCGCCGCTCGCCGGCTTCTGGGGGAAGTGGTATGTCTTCCTCGCCGCCATCAACGCCAACCTCTATGCGCTGGCGATCATCGGCGTGCTGGCCTCGGTGGTGGGCGCCTATTACTATCTGCGCATCATCAAGATCATGTGGTTCGACGAACCCGTCGGCGGTTTCGTGCCGATGGCCACGGAATTGCGCGTCGTGCTCGGCGTCTGCGGTGCCTTCGTGCTGTTCTACGTGCTGATCGGCGGGCCGATCGGCACCTATGCCGAAGCCGCCGCCAAGACGTTCTTCTAG
- a CDS encoding biotin--[acetyl-CoA-carboxylase] ligase: MAFRLAPTSASEGFRLEAHDSVGSTNALALDHARAGDPGRLWVVSKKQESGRGRRGRVWATPEGNLAATLLVLTGGELRLAATLGFVAGLALADALDAVVPKGRIAIGLDGASQGQNRFELKWPNDVLASGAKLAGILLESAVLDGGRFAVAVGIGVNVVAHPQDLPYPATSLHALGAACDAETLFLALSDAWSENARLWDEGRGLAAIRRRWLARAAGLGGEVAVRIDGNVVRGVFETIDEDCRFVIRDDDGSVLTIAAGDVHFGAVASARV; the protein is encoded by the coding sequence ATGGCATTTCGGCTGGCTCCAACCTCGGCGTCGGAAGGGTTCCGGCTCGAGGCGCATGACAGCGTCGGCTCCACCAACGCGTTGGCGCTTGATCATGCCCGGGCAGGCGATCCGGGCAGGCTGTGGGTCGTTTCCAAGAAGCAGGAAAGCGGTCGCGGACGGCGTGGCCGCGTCTGGGCGACGCCGGAAGGCAATCTGGCCGCGACATTGCTCGTCCTCACCGGCGGAGAACTTCGCCTTGCCGCGACACTCGGCTTCGTCGCCGGTCTGGCGCTGGCCGATGCGCTCGACGCCGTGGTGCCGAAGGGCCGCATCGCCATCGGCCTCGACGGCGCCAGCCAGGGCCAAAACCGTTTCGAGCTGAAATGGCCGAACGATGTGCTGGCCTCCGGCGCCAAGCTTGCCGGCATCCTGCTGGAATCCGCTGTGTTGGACGGCGGGCGTTTCGCGGTCGCGGTTGGCATCGGCGTCAATGTTGTGGCGCATCCGCAGGATTTGCCGTATCCCGCGACATCGCTTCACGCATTGGGCGCGGCATGCGATGCCGAAACGCTGTTCCTGGCGCTGTCGGATGCCTGGAGCGAGAATGCCCGGCTTTGGGATGAAGGGCGCGGCCTTGCCGCCATCCGGCGGCGCTGGCTGGCACGCGCGGCGGGCCTTGGCGGTGAGGTTGCTGTCAGAATTGACGGTAATGTGGTGCGTGGCGTGTTCGAGACCATTGACGAGGACTGCCGTTTCGTGATCCGCGACGATGACGGGTCTGTTTTGACGATCGCCGCCGGCGATGTGCATTTCGGCGCGGTCGCATCCGCGCGGGTATAG
- a CDS encoding ribonuclease J has product MAKAENAELVFVPLGGVGEIGMNFALYGYGPPSAREWIIIDVGVTFPDAAHPGVDLILPDTRFIEENLANLRGIIITHAHEDHYGALLDTWPKLKAPVWMTPFSAGLLEAKRQGEQGAPKIPLTIYRAGEKFTVGPFEIEAIPVAHSIPEPMSLAITSPAGTVIHTGDWKIDPEPTIGPKTDEARFRAYGDKGVLALICDSTNALREGESPSEVAVGEGLKGVIQAAKGRVAVTTFSSNVGRIVSIARAARDAGRQCLVLGRSLKRVIDVAGELGYMDGLPEFIAEEDFGFIPRENLVIICTGSQGEPLAALAKLSRDEMKSVSLTAGDTVVFSSRTIPGNEKAILEIKNRLIDLGIKIIEDGDALVHVSGHPRRSELRKMYEWVRPQIGVPVHGEAAHLVAQGSLMSTSGIGQVAQVRDGDMLRLAPGPATIIDQVPFGRIYKDGNLIGTDQAMGIRDRRKLSFAGHVAVNVVLDDKYELAGDPDLVAIGVAEADARGETLEDLMIDAAVGAVDSIPRQRRKDLDLVQEAVRRAVRGAANEAWGKKPLVTVFVTR; this is encoded by the coding sequence ATGGCGAAAGCGGAAAACGCCGAACTCGTCTTCGTGCCGCTCGGCGGCGTTGGCGAGATCGGCATGAACTTCGCCCTCTACGGCTATGGCCCGCCGAGCGCGCGCGAATGGATCATCATCGATGTCGGCGTCACCTTTCCCGATGCGGCGCATCCGGGCGTCGACCTGATTTTGCCGGACACCCGCTTCATCGAGGAGAACCTCGCCAACCTGCGCGGTATCATCATCACCCATGCGCATGAGGACCATTACGGCGCGCTGCTCGACACCTGGCCGAAGCTGAAGGCGCCGGTATGGATGACGCCGTTCAGCGCCGGGCTGCTGGAAGCCAAGCGGCAAGGCGAACAGGGTGCACCGAAGATCCCGCTGACGATCTACCGGGCGGGCGAGAAGTTCACCGTCGGCCCGTTTGAGATCGAGGCCATTCCGGTGGCACACTCGATTCCCGAGCCGATGTCGCTGGCGATCACCTCGCCGGCCGGCACCGTCATCCACACCGGCGACTGGAAGATCGACCCGGAACCGACGATCGGCCCGAAGACCGACGAAGCGCGCTTCCGTGCCTATGGCGACAAGGGCGTGCTGGCGCTGATCTGCGATTCGACCAATGCGCTGCGTGAAGGCGAGTCGCCTTCGGAAGTCGCGGTGGGCGAGGGCCTCAAGGGCGTCATCCAGGCCGCCAAGGGCCGCGTCGCCGTCACCACGTTCTCCTCCAATGTCGGGCGCATCGTCTCCATCGCCAGGGCAGCACGCGATGCCGGCCGTCAGTGCCTGGTGCTCGGCCGCTCGCTGAAGCGCGTCATCGATGTGGCCGGCGAGCTCGGCTACATGGACGGCCTGCCGGAGTTCATTGCCGAGGAGGATTTCGGCTTCATCCCGCGCGAAAACCTCGTCATCATCTGCACCGGCAGCCAGGGCGAGCCGCTGGCAGCCCTTGCCAAGCTGTCACGCGACGAGATGAAATCGGTATCGCTAACGGCGGGCGACACGGTGGTGTTTTCCTCGCGCACCATTCCCGGCAACGAGAAGGCGATCCTCGAGATCAAGAACCGCCTCATCGATCTCGGCATCAAGATCATCGAGGACGGCGACGCGCTGGTGCATGTCTCGGGCCATCCCCGCCGCAGCGAACTGCGCAAGATGTATGAATGGGTGCGCCCGCAGATCGGCGTTCCCGTGCATGGCGAGGCCGCGCATCTGGTGGCGCAGGGATCGCTGATGTCGACCTCCGGCATCGGCCAGGTGGCGCAGGTGCGCGACGGCGACATGCTGCGGCTCGCTCCCGGTCCCGCCACGATCATCGACCAGGTGCCGTTCGGCCGCATCTACAAGGACGGCAATTTGATCGGCACCGACCAGGCGATGGGCATTCGCGATCGGCGCAAATTGTCCTTTGCCGGCCATGTCGCGGTCAATGTCGTGCTCGACGACAAATATGAACTGGCCGGCGATCCCGACCTGGTCGCCATCGGCGTCGCCGAGGCCGATGCGCGTGGCGAGACGCTGGAAGACCTGATGATCGATGCGGCCGTCGGCGCGGTGGACTCGATCCCCCGCCAGCGCCGAAAGGACCTCGACCTGGTGCAGGAGGCGGTACGGCGCGCGGTGCGCGGCGCCGCCAACGAGGCCTGGGGCAAGAAGCCGCTGGTGACGGTGTTCGTCACAAGGTGA
- a CDS encoding MBL fold metallo-hydrolase, which yields MLDAVDVRDNLASAFAAGQPPGAALELAASNFIDQDRYEHCFIPTLVDTGFEKILFDTGCGDEDSSLLDCLQDLGLGADDIDVVVITHGHPDHIGGLVRNGEPVFRRARYVFGAAEFAFWTEATAVREARLANRDLFRQICTGLADQTTFIAPGDEVLPGVTAIDAAGHSPGLLAFLVESGGQRLLIWSDAFLHYVVSVQQPDWHADFDDDKQQAVETRKRLLKMAAEQRLLVAGHHMPFPGLGYIESANGSFRWLPVSYQLNV from the coding sequence TTGCTCGATGCCGTCGATGTCCGCGACAACCTCGCATCGGCCTTCGCAGCTGGACAACCGCCAGGCGCGGCGCTCGAACTCGCGGCCTCGAACTTCATCGACCAGGACCGATACGAACATTGTTTCATCCCGACGCTCGTCGACACCGGTTTCGAAAAGATCCTTTTCGACACCGGATGCGGAGACGAAGACAGTTCACTCCTCGACTGTTTGCAAGACCTTGGGCTCGGGGCGGATGACATTGATGTGGTGGTCATCACGCACGGCCACCCGGATCATATCGGCGGGCTCGTCAGGAATGGCGAACCCGTTTTCCGTCGAGCACGCTATGTGTTCGGCGCGGCCGAATTCGCTTTCTGGACCGAGGCAACAGCGGTCCGCGAGGCCAGATTGGCCAACCGTGATCTGTTCAGGCAGATTTGCACCGGGCTGGCCGACCAGACAACATTCATAGCACCCGGAGATGAGGTGCTGCCCGGCGTCACTGCAATCGACGCCGCCGGTCACTCCCCCGGCCTCCTGGCATTTCTCGTCGAAAGCGGCGGCCAGCGATTGCTGATCTGGTCGGACGCCTTCCTGCACTATGTCGTGTCTGTCCAGCAGCCGGATTGGCATGCCGATTTCGATGATGACAAGCAACAGGCGGTCGAGACGCGCAAGCGGCTGCTGAAGATGGCCGCGGAGCAGCGCCTGCTGGTCGCTGGCCACCACATGCCATTTCCAGGCCTGGGTTACATCGAATCGGCGAACGGTTCTTTTCGCTGGCTTCCGGTCAGCTATCAGCTCAACGTGTAG
- the mce gene encoding methylmalonyl-CoA epimerase, giving the protein MLGRLNHVALAVPDLAAAIAAYRNTLGAAVSEPQALPEHGVTVVFVNVGNTKIELLEPLGEGSPIAAFLAKNPSGGMHHLCYEVDDILAARDQLKAAGARVLGDGNPKLGAHGKPVLFLHPKDFFGALIELEQS; this is encoded by the coding sequence ATGCTCGGACGACTGAACCATGTCGCGCTCGCGGTGCCGGATCTGGCGGCGGCAATTGCTGCTTACCGCAATACGCTTGGCGCCGCAGTGAGCGAGCCGCAGGCGCTGCCGGAGCATGGCGTTACCGTGGTGTTCGTCAATGTCGGCAACACTAAGATCGAATTGCTGGAGCCGCTTGGCGAGGGCTCGCCGATCGCCGCGTTCCTGGCGAAGAATCCGTCCGGGGGCATGCATCATCTCTGCTACGAGGTCGACGATATCCTGGCCGCGCGTGACCAGCTCAAGGCCGCCGGCGCCCGTGTGCTCGGCGACGGCAACCCGAAGCTGGGTGCGCATGGCAAGCCGGTGCTGTTCCTGCACCCGAAGGATTTCTTCGGCGCGCTGATCGAACTGGAGCAATCATGA
- a CDS encoding DUF1467 family protein has protein sequence MSWVSFTALFFATWWVVLFAVLPFSVRTQDDDHDVTLGTVPSAPRGPHMLRAVIRTTIATAILMGIFYGLTHGLGYSLNDIPHIVPDFGQTPAK, from the coding sequence ATGAGCTGGGTTTCGTTCACCGCGCTGTTTTTCGCGACCTGGTGGGTGGTGCTGTTCGCTGTGCTGCCGTTCAGCGTGAGGACGCAGGACGATGATCACGACGTGACGCTGGGCACCGTGCCGAGCGCGCCGCGCGGGCCGCATATGCTGCGCGCCGTGATCCGCACGACCATCGCCACGGCGATCCTGATGGGCATTTTCTATGGCCTGACGCACGGGCTGGGATACAGCCTTAACGACATCCCGCACATCGTGCCGGATTTCGGCCAGACCCCAGCGAAGTAG
- the proS gene encoding proline--tRNA ligase: MRLSRYFLPILKENPREAEIVSHRLMLRAGMIRQQGQGSFSWLPLGKRVLDKVCQIIREEQNRAGALEILMPTIQSADLWRESGRYDDYGKEMLRIKDRQDRDMLYGPTNEEVVTEIVRAYVKSYKDLPLNLYHIQWKFRDEVRPRFGVMRSREFLMKDAYSFDLDFEGAKAAYNRMFVSYLRTFTRMGLQAIPMRADTGPIGGDLSHEFIILADTGESQVYCDRDYLSLQVPGENTDFANDGEIADIVKTWTTPYAATDEMHDQAAWDKLGEADRVSARGIEVGHIFHFGDKYSKPMGAKVTGPDGKDHFVSGGSYGIGPSRLVAAIIEASHDENGIIWPEAVAPFDIGVINMKVGDADCDRVCDELYAAFADAGKDVLYDDTDQRPGGKFATADLIGLPWQVIVGPRGVAAGEVEIKNRKTGERETLPIAEAKKRFGAAA; this comes from the coding sequence ATGCGTTTGTCGCGCTATTTCCTGCCTATCCTCAAAGAAAATCCGCGCGAGGCCGAGATCGTCTCGCACCGGCTGATGCTGCGTGCCGGCATGATCCGCCAGCAGGGGCAGGGCAGTTTTTCCTGGCTGCCGCTCGGCAAGCGGGTGCTGGACAAGGTCTGCCAGATCATCCGTGAGGAGCAGAATCGCGCCGGTGCGCTGGAAATCCTGATGCCGACCATCCAGTCGGCCGATTTGTGGCGCGAAAGCGGCCGCTACGACGACTACGGCAAGGAGATGCTGCGCATCAAGGACCGGCAGGACCGCGACATGCTCTACGGTCCGACCAATGAGGAAGTGGTCACCGAAATCGTCCGCGCCTACGTCAAGTCCTACAAGGACCTGCCGCTCAATCTCTACCACATCCAGTGGAAGTTTCGTGACGAGGTGAGGCCGCGCTTCGGCGTCATGCGCTCGCGCGAATTCCTGATGAAGGACGCCTATTCCTTCGACCTCGATTTCGAGGGCGCCAAAGCGGCTTACAACAGGATGTTCGTGTCCTATCTCAGGACCTTCACGCGCATGGGCCTGCAAGCTATCCCGATGCGGGCCGATACCGGGCCGATCGGCGGCGATCTCAGCCACGAATTCATCATCCTGGCCGACACCGGCGAGAGCCAGGTCTATTGCGATCGCGATTATCTGTCGCTTCAGGTGCCCGGCGAAAACACCGACTTTGCCAATGACGGCGAGATCGCCGACATCGTCAAGACGTGGACGACGCCTTACGCCGCCACCGACGAGATGCATGACCAAGCGGCGTGGGACAAGCTCGGCGAAGCCGACCGTGTCTCGGCGCGGGGCATCGAGGTCGGCCATATCTTCCATTTCGGCGACAAATATTCCAAGCCCATGGGCGCCAAGGTGACCGGCCCCGACGGCAAGGATCATTTCGTCTCCGGCGGTTCCTACGGCATCGGCCCGTCACGGCTGGTCGCTGCGATCATCGAAGCCAGCCACGACGAGAACGGCATCATCTGGCCGGAAGCCGTGGCGCCGTTCGACATCGGCGTGATCAACATGAAGGTGGGCGACGCCGACTGCGACCGCGTCTGCGACGAGCTCTATGCCGCCTTTGCCGATGCCGGCAAGGATGTGCTCTACGACGACACCGACCAGCGGCCGGGCGGCAAGTTCGCCACCGCCGACCTGATCGGCCTGCCCTGGCAGGTGATCGTCGGGCCGCGTGGCGTCGCCGCTGGCGAGGTCGAAATCAAGAATCGCAAGACCGGCGAGCGCGAGACGCTGCCGATCGCTGAGGCGAAAAAACGCTTCGGTGCCGCCGCATGA
- a CDS encoding lipoprotein-releasing ABC transporter permease subunit produces the protein MSEAAAARSAGAGPFSIFERTVAWRYLRSRRKETVISVIASISFLGIMLGVATLIVVMAVMNGFRAELLTRILGVNGHLIVQPIDSPLEDYAQVAGRINGVPGVKYAIPLIDGQVLAQGNVGGGTGALVRGIRAEDLGKIAIVANNIKQGSLADFDSGEGVAIGKRMAENLGLTLGDTITLISPDGDVTPIGTTPRMKGYKISAIFEVGMSEYDTSIVYMPFSEAQLYFNMDGRAQTIEIYVDNPDDVDALKPKVEEAAQRPIDMVDWRQRNETFFSALQVERNVMFMILTLIVLVAALNIISGLIMLVKDKGHDIAILRTMGASRGAILRIFLMTGAAIGVTGTLAGVLLGVVICTNIESIRQFFSWMTGKVLFNPELYFLSQLPAKMDPRETTYVIIMALGLSFLATVFPAWRAARLDPVEALRYE, from the coding sequence ATGAGCGAGGCGGCCGCGGCAAGATCGGCGGGCGCCGGTCCCTTTTCCATCTTCGAACGCACGGTCGCATGGCGCTACCTGCGTTCGCGGCGCAAGGAGACGGTGATCTCGGTCATCGCCTCGATCTCCTTCCTCGGCATCATGCTGGGCGTCGCGACGCTGATCGTGGTGATGGCCGTGATGAACGGGTTCCGCGCCGAGCTGTTGACGCGGATTCTCGGCGTCAACGGCCATCTGATCGTGCAGCCAATCGATTCGCCGCTCGAGGATTACGCCCAGGTCGCCGGCCGCATCAACGGCGTGCCCGGCGTCAAATACGCCATCCCGCTGATCGACGGCCAGGTGCTGGCGCAAGGCAATGTCGGTGGCGGCACCGGTGCGCTGGTGCGTGGCATACGCGCTGAGGATCTCGGCAAGATCGCCATCGTCGCCAACAACATCAAGCAGGGTTCGCTCGCCGATTTCGACAGCGGCGAGGGCGTCGCCATCGGCAAGCGCATGGCCGAGAATCTCGGCCTGACGCTGGGCGACACCATCACGCTGATCTCGCCCGATGGCGACGTGACGCCGATCGGCACGACGCCGCGCATGAAGGGTTACAAGATTTCGGCGATCTTCGAAGTCGGCATGTCGGAATATGATACCTCCATCGTCTACATGCCGTTCTCCGAGGCACAGCTCTATTTCAACATGGACGGACGCGCGCAGACGATCGAGATCTATGTCGACAATCCCGACGATGTCGACGCGCTGAAACCGAAGGTGGAAGAGGCGGCGCAGCGGCCGATCGACATGGTCGACTGGCGCCAGCGCAACGAGACCTTCTTTTCCGCCCTGCAGGTCGAGCGCAACGTCATGTTCATGATCCTGACGCTGATCGTGCTGGTGGCGGCCCTCAACATCATTTCCGGCCTGATCATGCTGGTGAAGGACAAGGGGCACGACATCGCCATCCTGCGCACCATGGGCGCCTCGCGCGGCGCCATCCTGCGCATCTTCCTGATGACAGGGGCTGCGATCGGTGTCACCGGCACGCTTGCCGGCGTTCTGCTCGGCGTCGTCATCTGCACCAATATCGAATCGATCCGCCAGTTCTTCTCCTGGATGACCGGCAAGGTGCTGTTCAACCCGGAACTCTACTTCCTCAGCCAGCTGCCGGCAAAGATGGACCCGCGCGAGACGACCTATGTCATCATCATGGCGCTTGGCCTGTCCTTCCTGGCGACCGTGTTTCCGGCATGGCGGGCGGCTCGCCTCGATCCGGTCGAAGCCTTGAGGTACGAATAG
- a CDS encoding ABC transporter ATP-binding protein, with product MVAEVIIELKSVERHYVQGPRKLTILNGADFALRRGEMVALVAPSGTGKSTLLHTAGLLERPDAGDVILSGRACGRLSDDERTSIRRNDVGFVYQFHHLLPEFSALENIMMPQLIKGLSRKEASERAAQLLDYMQIGKRASHRPAELSGGEQQRVAIARAVANAPLVLLADEPTGNLDPVTASYVFEALEALVRQSGLAALIATHNHELASRMDRRVTLADGKVVPL from the coding sequence ATAGTGGCCGAGGTCATTATCGAGCTGAAGAGCGTCGAGCGGCACTATGTCCAGGGGCCGCGCAAGCTCACCATCCTGAACGGCGCCGATTTTGCGCTGCGGCGCGGCGAGATGGTGGCGCTGGTGGCGCCGTCGGGCACCGGCAAGTCGACGCTGCTGCACACGGCGGGCCTGCTGGAACGCCCCGACGCCGGTGACGTCATCCTGTCCGGCCGGGCCTGCGGGCGGCTGTCCGACGACGAACGCACCTCGATCCGCCGCAACGATGTCGGCTTCGTCTACCAGTTCCATCATCTGCTGCCGGAGTTTTCCGCGCTGGAAAACATCATGATGCCGCAACTGATCAAGGGGCTGAGCCGCAAGGAAGCGTCCGAGCGCGCCGCGCAACTGCTCGACTACATGCAGATCGGCAAGCGCGCCTCGCACCGGCCGGCCGAGCTGTCCGGCGGCGAGCAGCAGCGCGTCGCCATCGCGCGCGCGGTCGCCAATGCGCCGCTGGTGCTGTTGGCAGACGAGCCGACCGGCAATCTCGATCCGGTTACCGCCTCTTACGTCTTCGAGGCGCTGGAGGCGCTGGTCCGGCAGTCGGGCCTCGCCGCGCTGATCGCCACCCACAATCACGAGCTGGCATCGCGCATGGACAGGCGCGTCACGCTGGCCGACGGCAAGGTGGTGCCGCTTTAG